Proteins co-encoded in one Pogona vitticeps strain Pit_001003342236 chromosome 9, PviZW2.1, whole genome shotgun sequence genomic window:
- the THEMIS2 gene encoding protein THEMIS2 isoform X1, translating to MESVSFQHYICSLDLNFLPRVVKICSGVYFQGSVYEISGNECCLPTGDLMKIVNVELQNISCKDMKSGHVFQLPLNFKGLFQPISEPPRRKQKNHFGRALSFSKTKSSDCHQQNLCTLQEVLQSASLSRKRLKCAEIGPNELELYPVYNVEAIMHFRNEVVKINSTLDIEVVDVTEESQHIHFIKPVMLSEVLVMEKVMPVEAEVVGAPESSPVFRSDWISHLYKGTRIHIHSKVMAWKILASSHKGKARNSHFLISSNYRGCFRQCPRTFSSTSELVHALTMTKKLQVVVTKDYESSDGECPLFSIGDRLEVQGLTRASDPSATDTLVCYRNNGDDDGEQIQVPLFLEAGFVEDIRDRRKYTITEVIELFHMPCEVKVVTSDSALDPLSGFSVLTLEAQIKEPFLAVSLAEEPHHTFEIPPRWMDISVFFTGHPPKAIPSTSPPCVEELSEVFYYQLLKQLPSHTPAPPRPPKRKDSRLDGCSLNAAERKNTADHSEYSTSQKPEKYLLTVPKQKNTSDITLADPNQYITEHGHSRPLKPTKSCKQTTGMTFNDDSDHDYEELNEEVKGIAHKMGSASIKH from the exons GGTCAGTTTATGAAATCTCTGGCAATGAGTGCTGCTTACCCACTGGAGACCTGATGAAAATTGTGAATGTTGAGCTCCAGAACATTAGCTGCAAGGATATGAAAAGCGGGCATGTTTTTCAGCTTCCACTGAATTTTAAAG GTCTGTTTCAGCCCATCTCAGAACCGCCTAGGAGAAAGCAGAAGAACCACTTTGGTCGAGCACTCTccttttccaaaaccaaatcatcTGACTGCCATCAGCAAAACCTCTGCACTCTCCAGGAAGTTTTACAGTCAGCATCCCTGAGTCGGAAGAGGCTGAAGTGCGCTGAGATTGGTCCAAATGAGCTTGAGCTCTATCCAGTGTATAATGTGGAAGCAATAATGCATT TTCGCAATGAAGTTGTGAAAATCAACTCAACACTGGATATTGAAGTTGTTGATGTCACCGAGGAGTCACAGCACATCCACTTCATCAAGCCTGTCATGTTGAGTGAGGTCCTGGTGATGGAGAAAGTAATGCCAGTAGAAGCTGAGGTCGTTGGAGCTCCAGAGAGCTCTCCTGTCTTCCGAAGTGATTGGATTTCTCATCTGTATAAAGGCACCAGGATTCACATTCACAGCAAAGTGATGGCCTGGAAGATCCTGGCCTCCTCCCACAAAGGGAAGGCACGCAACAGCCACTTCCTCATCTCCAGTAACTACAGAGGTTGTTTTCGCCAATGTCCACGCACTTTCTCTTCCACTTCAGAGTTAGTCCATGCCTTAACTATGACCAAGAAACTACAAGTGGTGGTCACTAAGGACTATGAGAGCAGTGATGGAGAATGCCCCTTGTTTAGCATAGGTGACCGGCTAGAGGTGCAAGGCCTCACTAGGGCCAGTGATCCATCAGCAACAGACACCCTGGTGTGCTACAGAAACAATGGAGATGATGATGGAGAACAAATCCAGGTGCCCTTGTTTTTAGAAGCTGGCTTTGTAGAAGATATCCGTGATAGAAGGAAATATACTATTACTGAGGTGATTGAGCTTTTCCATATGCCTTGTGAGGTAAAAGTGGTCACCAGTGACAGTGCTCTTGATCCACTCAGTGGCTTCTCTGTCCTTACCCTGGAGGCTCAGATCAAGGAACCTTTTCTCGCAGTTAGCCTGGCCGAGGAACCCCATCACACATTTGAAATTCCACCCCGGTGGATGGACATATCTGTTTTTTTCACTGGACATCCTCCAAAGGCCATACCGTCCACCAGCCCTCCCTGTGTAGAAGAATTGTCTGAAGTCTTTTACTACCAGTTGTTAAAGCAGCTGCCAAGCCACACACCTGCACCTCCCAGACCCCCTAAACGAAAGGACTCCAGACTTGATGGGTGTTCCCTGAACGCTGCAGAAAGGAAGAACACAGCCGATCACTCTGAG TATAGTACATCTCAGAAACCTGAAAAATATCTACTTACTGTACCTAAGCAGAAGAACACAAGTGATATTACTCTTGCTGATCCAAACCAGTACATCACAGAACATGGACATTCAAGACCGTTGAAGCCCACCAAATCTTGCAAGCAAACTACAG GCATGACTTTTAATGATGATTCTGACCATGACTATGAAGAACTTAATGAAGAAGTGAAAGGAATTGCTCACAAAATGGGAAGTGCTTCTATTAAACACTGA
- the THEMIS2 gene encoding protein THEMIS2 isoform X2, with the protein MKIVNVELQNISCKDMKSGHVFQLPLNFKGLFQPISEPPRRKQKNHFGRALSFSKTKSSDCHQQNLCTLQEVLQSASLSRKRLKCAEIGPNELELYPVYNVEAIMHFRNEVVKINSTLDIEVVDVTEESQHIHFIKPVMLSEVLVMEKVMPVEAEVVGAPESSPVFRSDWISHLYKGTRIHIHSKVMAWKILASSHKGKARNSHFLISSNYRGCFRQCPRTFSSTSELVHALTMTKKLQVVVTKDYESSDGECPLFSIGDRLEVQGLTRASDPSATDTLVCYRNNGDDDGEQIQVPLFLEAGFVEDIRDRRKYTITEVIELFHMPCEVKVVTSDSALDPLSGFSVLTLEAQIKEPFLAVSLAEEPHHTFEIPPRWMDISVFFTGHPPKAIPSTSPPCVEELSEVFYYQLLKQLPSHTPAPPRPPKRKDSRLDGCSLNAAERKNTADHSEYSTSQKPEKYLLTVPKQKNTSDITLADPNQYITEHGHSRPLKPTKSCKQTTGMTFNDDSDHDYEELNEEVKGIAHKMGSASIKH; encoded by the exons ATGAAAATTGTGAATGTTGAGCTCCAGAACATTAGCTGCAAGGATATGAAAAGCGGGCATGTTTTTCAGCTTCCACTGAATTTTAAAG GTCTGTTTCAGCCCATCTCAGAACCGCCTAGGAGAAAGCAGAAGAACCACTTTGGTCGAGCACTCTccttttccaaaaccaaatcatcTGACTGCCATCAGCAAAACCTCTGCACTCTCCAGGAAGTTTTACAGTCAGCATCCCTGAGTCGGAAGAGGCTGAAGTGCGCTGAGATTGGTCCAAATGAGCTTGAGCTCTATCCAGTGTATAATGTGGAAGCAATAATGCATT TTCGCAATGAAGTTGTGAAAATCAACTCAACACTGGATATTGAAGTTGTTGATGTCACCGAGGAGTCACAGCACATCCACTTCATCAAGCCTGTCATGTTGAGTGAGGTCCTGGTGATGGAGAAAGTAATGCCAGTAGAAGCTGAGGTCGTTGGAGCTCCAGAGAGCTCTCCTGTCTTCCGAAGTGATTGGATTTCTCATCTGTATAAAGGCACCAGGATTCACATTCACAGCAAAGTGATGGCCTGGAAGATCCTGGCCTCCTCCCACAAAGGGAAGGCACGCAACAGCCACTTCCTCATCTCCAGTAACTACAGAGGTTGTTTTCGCCAATGTCCACGCACTTTCTCTTCCACTTCAGAGTTAGTCCATGCCTTAACTATGACCAAGAAACTACAAGTGGTGGTCACTAAGGACTATGAGAGCAGTGATGGAGAATGCCCCTTGTTTAGCATAGGTGACCGGCTAGAGGTGCAAGGCCTCACTAGGGCCAGTGATCCATCAGCAACAGACACCCTGGTGTGCTACAGAAACAATGGAGATGATGATGGAGAACAAATCCAGGTGCCCTTGTTTTTAGAAGCTGGCTTTGTAGAAGATATCCGTGATAGAAGGAAATATACTATTACTGAGGTGATTGAGCTTTTCCATATGCCTTGTGAGGTAAAAGTGGTCACCAGTGACAGTGCTCTTGATCCACTCAGTGGCTTCTCTGTCCTTACCCTGGAGGCTCAGATCAAGGAACCTTTTCTCGCAGTTAGCCTGGCCGAGGAACCCCATCACACATTTGAAATTCCACCCCGGTGGATGGACATATCTGTTTTTTTCACTGGACATCCTCCAAAGGCCATACCGTCCACCAGCCCTCCCTGTGTAGAAGAATTGTCTGAAGTCTTTTACTACCAGTTGTTAAAGCAGCTGCCAAGCCACACACCTGCACCTCCCAGACCCCCTAAACGAAAGGACTCCAGACTTGATGGGTGTTCCCTGAACGCTGCAGAAAGGAAGAACACAGCCGATCACTCTGAG TATAGTACATCTCAGAAACCTGAAAAATATCTACTTACTGTACCTAAGCAGAAGAACACAAGTGATATTACTCTTGCTGATCCAAACCAGTACATCACAGAACATGGACATTCAAGACCGTTGAAGCCCACCAAATCTTGCAAGCAAACTACAG GCATGACTTTTAATGATGATTCTGACCATGACTATGAAGAACTTAATGAAGAAGTGAAAGGAATTGCTCACAAAATGGGAAGTGCTTCTATTAAACACTGA